The Rhododendron vialii isolate Sample 1 chromosome 5a, ASM3025357v1 genome contains a region encoding:
- the LOC131325751 gene encoding 3-isopropylmalate dehydrogenase, chloroplastic-like, whose amino-acid sequence MASQIVRRVLRSRAAREILSNQSPTTYSPAASWVFDRSLSSSSADSNLIRATLFPGDGIGPEIANSVKQVFRAAEVPIEWEEHYVGQEVDPRTQSFLTWESLESVRRNKVGLKGPMATPIGKGHRSLNLTLRKELNLYANVRPCYSLPGYKTRYDDVDLITIRENTEGEYSGLEHQVVRGVVESLKIITRQASLRVAEYAFHYAKAHGRDRVSAIHKANIMQKTDGLFLKCCREVAEKYPDIKYEEVVIDNCCMMLVKNPALFDVLVMPNLYGDIISDLCAGLIGGLGLTPSCNIGEGGIALAEAVHGSAPDIAGKNLANPTALLLSSVTMLRHLELHDKADRIQDAILNTISEGKYRTADLGGSSSTTDFTKAIIDHL is encoded by the exons ATGGCTTCCCAAATCGTGAGACGCGTCCTTCGTAGCCGTGCTGCGAGAGAGATCCTCTCGAATCAATCCCCTACTACTTATTCACCTGCGGCTTCTTGGGTTTTCGATCGGAGCCTCTCTTCCTCCTCCGCCGACTCCAATCTCATCCGAGCCACTCTCTTTCCTGGCGACGGAATCGGCCCCGAAATCGCCAACTCCGTCAAACAG GTATTCAGAGCAGCTGAAGTGCCAATTGAATGGGAGGAACACTATGTTGGGCAGGAAGTTGATCCCAGAACCCAGAGTTTTCTCACGTGGGAAAGTTTGGAATCAGTGCGGAGAAATAAGGTTGGCTTGAAAGGGCCGATGGCCACGCCAATTGGAAAGGGTCATAGGTCCTTGAACCTTACTTTAAGGAAAGAACTCAATTTGTATGCCAATGTTAGACCTTGCTACAGTCTCCCCGGCTACAAGACTCGCTATGATGATGTAGATCTCATCACCATCCGTGAGAACACAGAAGGGGAGTATAGTGGTCTTGAGCATCAA GTGGTGAGAGGTGTGGTTGAAAGTCTGAAGATTATTACCCGTCAAGCAAGTCTTAGGGTGGCTGAATATGCCTTTCACTATGCCAAGGCCCATGGGAGAGACAGAGTGTCCGCAATCCACAAAGCCAACATCATGCAAAAAACAGATGGTCTTTTTCTTAAG TGTTGTCGCGAGGTCGCTGAGAAGTATCCTGATATAAAATATGAGGAAGTGGTCATTGACAACTGCTGTATGATG CTTGTGAAGAATCCAGCTCTGTTCGATGTTCTGGTGATGCCTAACCTGTATGGTGACATTATTAGTGATCTTTGTGCCGGGTTGATTGGGGGATTGGGCCTAACACCAAG CTGCAATATTGGTGAGGGAGGCATTGCTCTTGCTGAGGCTGTACATGGTTCAGCACCTGATATTGCTGGAAAG AATTTGGCAAACCCGACAGCTCTACTACTGAGTTCGGTCACAATGCTTCGCCATCTTGAGCTGCATGATAAAGCTGACCGGATCCAGGATGCTATTCTTAACACCATTTCCGAGGGGAAGTACCGAACTGCTGACCTAGGTGGCTCTTCATCGACCACTGATTTTACGAAAGCAATTATTGATCATCTCTAA